The genomic segment CCCCCAGGGTGTGGCTCTCCTCGCTGGAGGTGAAGTCCAGCGTGTCGAGCTTCTGCACGACTTCCTTGAGTAGGACCCCGCTCTGCATCCGGTTCTGCACGCCGCTGAAGATCTCGGCGACGACCGTGCGGCGGTCGCGGGTGCCCTCGCCCTGAAGGGACCGCAGGTAGGGGAAAAGACCCGGCATGGAGTTCTCGTCCGAGAGCCGGAAGTTCTCGGAGCTGATGAACTGCGTGAGGTCGTCGCCCGTGAGGTTGCTCCGCGCCCAATCACGCCAGCGGTAGGGGGCCTCGATGACGGGACGGTAAGGGCGGCCCCCGAACTCGGCCTCGGCCTCGTGGTTCTGTTCCAGGTCATCGAGGAACTTCAGGAACATCAGCCAGGTGAGCATCGGCAAGCGGTCGGCATCACCGCTCAGGCCCTTGTCCTTCCGCATGATGTCGCGCACGGCCTTGATGACGCTGGATAAGCGCTGGGCGGTGGTCTGTTCGGCTTTGGGGCGTGGGGTACGGGGGGGCATCGGGGGTATTTTGGCACCGCTGGGGGCGGGGTCGCCCACGATGTTCACATATGCGGAAAATAAGGCGGGCCACCCCGAAGGATGGCCCACGAATCAGGGAGTGCTCAGTAGCCGATGCCGATGCCGATGCCACCCTCGGGGACGGTCAGGGTGGCAGTCACTGGTGCGTCGCCGTTATCGACACTGGGGGCGTAGTACAAAAAGTTGGTGTACGACTCGCCCGGTTGCACAAATCGCTCGTCAATCCAGCGCATTGCTTGGATATACATAGTCGCGTTCGTTTCGCTAGCAGGGGCATTCATTTCAAATGAGCTTTTGTAGCTTCCTCCTGAAAGACTCATATCGACAACCTCATCCTTGATAAAGGGCTTTGCGCTGAGTCGGAAGTAGACTTGAGGGTGGAGTGACCGCGGTTGGTCATAGGTCGCTGTAAACTTTTCGCCCGCCGTGACGGTGGTTGGAATCTTGATGCTCATAACGATAGGTTGCAACGTCATATTGATTTGCGTGGTCTGTCCGGCAGCAACTGTAATGTTCCCGGCTAGACCATCTTTCAGCACGCGCTTGTCGTACTGGCTCTTGATCAGATAAGAAAACGCTTCTACCTTGTAGCCGTCACGGGCAGGCACACGCGCCTCAACGGTAGCGCTCCCCGTGCCGACAGCGACATCCTTGATGACCTTAAAGCCCGTCGTAGGGTTGGACACCAGAACGCGAACGTTGGTCGGCGTAGGCAGGGCCTGGCCGCTCAGGCCCTGGGGGGCTGCGGCGGGCTTGAGAGTGAACGTGATGACGCCGCTCGTCGCAGGGTCAACGGTGACAGGCGGCTGGGTCTGAGCCTGGTTACAACTGGCGAGTAGTAGGGCAGAGCCGAGAGCGGCGAAGGTCAATCTCTTCATGTCGAGCGGGAGGCTATCAGGGATACCTCACCCCTGAGGCCGCAAATCCAGCAGCCTCCCCCGTATACCCCTACCGCTCAGGCGTAGATCAGGCGCGGCAGGGTATCCAGGGCCTGACGCAGGCTGGGCAGGCCGCCGAAGGCCCGCCCCACCTCGGCGAGGTTGAGGTGCCGCGTGGCGGGCAGCACCTTGAACACCTCGGCCCCGCCGCTTAGCTCGTCGATGCCGTGTTCCGCGTACTGGTGGAGAAGCTGATCCAGGATCGTCTGCGCGACGGGGCCGTACTGGGCGAAGGCGTCGGGCTGGCGCTTTTTGGCCGCCTCGGCGCGTTGCCTGCGGGTCAGAATGGGGCCGCCGAAGGCGACGTGGATCAGCAGGTCGAAGGGGTCGCTGTCCTCGCGGCCCATCACCCGTTCCAGATGCTCCAGCGCCACCCCGCGTTCCTCCAGAGCCTCGGTGATGCGCTGGCGCTCCCTGGGGTCGGCCCAGCGGTGGCGCAGGTCGTCGGCGGTCATGGAGAGGCTGCGAACCTGTTCGCCCGCGTAGGTCGTGAACTCCACCGTGCGGAGTTGTCTGCCGTTCGCGTCGAGTTCCTGCACCGTCTCGTGCAGCACCTGGACGCTCACGCCGCCCTGGACGAGGTACTTGCTGGGGCGCTCACTGTGCTCGGCCACGGTGTTCCAGGGATCGACCAGGACACCCTCCGGGTCAAGCTCGCCCCCGGCGTCCTCCTCTTCGGCCTCGACCTGACCCTCGGAGCCGATCTCGGTGACGGTGGTGCTGACCGGCACGCCGTCGAACTCCGGATCGGCGAACTTCTGGGTGGCGCTCCCCGTGTAGTCGAAGATGGTGAAGAACAACTTGCCGTGGTCCTCGCGCACCCGCGTGCCACGCCCGATGATCTGCTTGAACTCGGCCATCGCCCCCACCACGCGGAAGATGACGACGTTCTGGACGGTGGGAGCGTCTACCCCGGTGGACAGCAGCCGCGAGGTCGTCAGGACGACTGGACTGGCCTTCTCAGGGTCTTGAAAGGTCGAGAGGTGCCCCTTGCCGATGTCGCCCTCGTCCGCGACCACCCGCGCCACGTAGTCCGGGAACCGGGCCAGCAGGTCCGGCATCAGGCGGGCGATCTCGTTTCGCATCTGGAGGGCGTGCTCCTGATCCACACAGAAGACCAGGGTCTTGTCCATGACGTTCGTCGCCCGCAGGTAGTCCACCAGATGCCGGGCGACGGCCTTCGTGCGAGGCTCCAGCGAGATGAAGGTCTCGAAGTCCTTGGTGCCGTACACGCCGTCGGGAATTTCGCGCCCATAGGCGTCGGTCTGGCCGGGTATAGGACGCCAGCCCGCCGCGTCCGCGTCGGTGATGATTCGCCGCACCTGATAGGGGGCCAGGAAGCCGTCCTGAATCCCCTGGGCGAGGCTGTACTCGTACACTGGCTGGCCGAAGTAGGCGTAGGTATCGCGGGTGTCCTCACGCAGCGGGGTGGCCGTCATGCCGAGCTGGGTGGCCCCGCTGAAGTGCTCCAGAATGGCCCGCCAGGAACTGTCCTCGCCCGCCGACCCACGGTGCGCCTCGTCCACGATGATCAGGTCGAAGAAGTCCGGCGGGTATTGCCGGTAGAGGCCGGGACGGGCGTCGTCCTCGGCGAGCGCCTGGTAGGTGGCGAAGTACATCTGGCGGGCGAGGTTGACCTGCCCCCGCTCGATCTTGAAGCGCACGTCGCCGTCCGGCAGCGTCCCGAAGGGCGCGAAGGTCTTGTCCTTGGGGTCGTCCACCAGGATGGTGCGGTCGGCCAGGAACAGAACGCGGGGGCGACGGGAACTGCCGTCGAGATTCCAGCGGCCCTGCCAGAGCTTCCAGGCGATCTGGAAGGCGATCTCGGTCTTGCCCGTCCCGGTGGCGAGGGTCAGCAACACCCGCTTCTGGCCGCGCAGGATGGCCTCGCTGGCGGTCTGAATGGCGATGCGCTGGTAGTAGCGGGGCACCCGGTCGCCCCGGTGATAGGGGAGGAGCAGGCGGTCCTCGGCCTGGGGTGGGAGGCCCCGGTGCGCCCGGACCCGGTCGCGCAATTCGGCGGGGCTGGGAAAAGCACCGAGTTCGCTCTCCACCCCAGTCAAGAGGTCCCGCTCGACGATGCCGTGGCCGTTGGTGCTGTAGGCGAACGGCAGCCGGAGCACGGTGGCGTAGTCAATCGCCTGCTGGAGGCCCTGGGCAGGGCTGAGGTACTCGGCCTTGGCCTCGACGACGGCCAGGGGATAGTCCCGGCTGAGCGACAGCAGGTAGTCCACCCGCTTGGGCTTCCCGCGCTTGGCGGTGCGTCCCTGCACCAGGATGCGGCCGTCGGTGAAGGTCATCTGCTCGCGGATCTGCTCATCCGTCCAGCCTGCCGCGTACAGCCCCGGCAGGACGTAGGTGCGGCAGGTATCGGCTTCGGTTGGCATGGTGCCGGTACTGTAGCGGGTCGGTCAGCGCCCCGCCGCAGCAAGTGTGCGGCGACTGATCTCTGCCTATCCAGCCCTAGGCGCAGACGCTCAGTATGTGTTGGACCGATTATGAGGTCCCTTCGGAGGGCTCGTAGGACGAGGCGTCCTGGATGCAGATTTGTGGCCTTGAGGGGCAACCCACGCTCTTACACTCTGCCTATGAAGCGTTCCACTTCTGTAGCCGTGCTCCTCGCGCTGTGCTCCAGCGCAGTTGCGACTCCTGTGCTGGGCCAGCGGATCAATCTGTCACGGGGAGCTGCCACGGCACTCAAGGCCACTGGCCTTTGTCAGGAACTCTCCTGCAGGGACGCCGTGATTGCCAAGATTGACCCTCGCACCACCTACCTCGGAGTGCTTGACGGGGGGGCATTCACCTACTTGGTCGACGGCCGGGTCGCCATGATGGGGTGGATGGGGCGCCCGCACGGTGAGTACCCGCTTACGCCAAGCCCAGCCCAGTTCAATCGTCTGGCCGCAACCGGAGCAGGGCAGGCTATTCCGCGCAGTTGGCTCAAGCTCACCTGGACCAATTGGAACAACACCCTGGGCCTGGATCCGATGAAGGTGCCCCGCGCCGTGCAGGGCAGCACCGTCTATGGGGCGAAGACCGGCTCTTGGATGACGCTCTATATGGTGCAGGCGGCCCACGAGGTCAGGCTGCGTGCCCTGATCAACCGCGTGGAACCGGCCAACGCCAGGGCCGTGGCCGCGAGGTTCGTCGGAAGCATGAAGGGGCCTCTGAGCACAGCGCCCGGCCGTTGCAGCGCAAAAGAAACGCCCCTGATGGCCTCTGTGTTGCTGGACGACGCAGCTTACAAGCGGATGGACGCCTATTTCAAGAAGCTGGGTATGCCTGCCACTGGGTGCTGCGGCGCCCCCGCAACCTGGAACCTGCCCGGCCTGAGCAGTTCGAGTGTCTACGTGGAGACCCGCAGCTTCGACGAGCGGATGGAGTTGCCGAACGCTTGTGTCGGCGTAGGGTCCATGTAAAGGCCACTGGACGGACAAATACGACCGCGCTGGTGCGGGCTGATGGCAAGGCCCTGATCCTCTTCCCCCTCGTGATCGGCTCGTCTGCC from the Deinococcus sp. NW-56 genome contains:
- the hsdR gene encoding EcoAI/FtnUII family type I restriction enzme subunit R, which encodes MPTEADTCRTYVLPGLYAAGWTDEQIREQMTFTDGRILVQGRTAKRGKPKRVDYLLSLSRDYPLAVVEAKAEYLSPAQGLQQAIDYATVLRLPFAYSTNGHGIVERDLLTGVESELGAFPSPAELRDRVRAHRGLPPQAEDRLLLPYHRGDRVPRYYQRIAIQTASEAILRGQKRVLLTLATGTGKTEIAFQIAWKLWQGRWNLDGSSRRPRVLFLADRTILVDDPKDKTFAPFGTLPDGDVRFKIERGQVNLARQMYFATYQALAEDDARPGLYRQYPPDFFDLIIVDEAHRGSAGEDSSWRAILEHFSGATQLGMTATPLREDTRDTYAYFGQPVYEYSLAQGIQDGFLAPYQVRRIITDADAAGWRPIPGQTDAYGREIPDGVYGTKDFETFISLEPRTKAVARHLVDYLRATNVMDKTLVFCVDQEHALQMRNEIARLMPDLLARFPDYVARVVADEGDIGKGHLSTFQDPEKASPVVLTTSRLLSTGVDAPTVQNVVIFRVVGAMAEFKQIIGRGTRVREDHGKLFFTIFDYTGSATQKFADPEFDGVPVSTTVTEIGSEGQVEAEEEDAGGELDPEGVLVDPWNTVAEHSERPSKYLVQGGVSVQVLHETVQELDANGRQLRTVEFTTYAGEQVRSLSMTADDLRHRWADPRERQRITEALEERGVALEHLERVMGREDSDPFDLLIHVAFGGPILTRRQRAEAAKKRQPDAFAQYGPVAQTILDQLLHQYAEHGIDELSGGAEVFKVLPATRHLNLAEVGRAFGGLPSLRQALDTLPRLIYA